A genome region from Perca fluviatilis chromosome 20, GENO_Pfluv_1.0, whole genome shotgun sequence includes the following:
- the foxa2 gene encoding forkhead box protein A2 — translation MMLGAVKMEGHEHTDWSTYYGEPECYTSVGNMNTGLGMNSMNSYMSMSGMGTTANMTANSMNMSYVNTGMSPSMTGMSPGTGAMNGMGAGMTAMSAALSPSMSPMTAQPASMNALTSYTNMNAMSPMYGQSNINRSRDPKTYRRSYTHAKPPYSYISLITMAIQQSPSKMLTLAEIYQWIMDLFPFYRQNQQRWQNSIRHSLSFNDCFLKVPRSPDKPGKGSFWTLHPDSGNMFENGCYLRRQKRFKCDKKTSKDSGRKGGDGGSSNSSSESCNGNESPHSNSSVSEHKRSLSDMKTSQALSPEHAAASPVSQGQHLMSQHHSVLAHEAHLKPEHHYSFNHPFSINNLMSSEQQHHKMDLKTYEQVMHYSGYGSPMAGALSMGSMAGKAGLDSSTIPETTYYQGVYSRPIMNST, via the exons ATGATGCTTGGAGCAGTTAAAATGGAAGGACACGAACACACCGACTGGAGCACCTACTACGGAGAGCCCGAG TGTTACACCTCGGTTGGCAACATGAACACAGGCCTGGGAATGAACTCTATGAATTCCTACATGAGCATGTCCGGCATGGGCACCACTGCCAACATGACAGCCAACTCCATGAACATGTCATACGTCAACACGGGCATGAGTCCCTCCATGACCGGCATGTCACCGGGCACCGGAGCCATGAACGGCATGGGCGCAGGCATGACGGCCATGAGCGCAGCCCTGAGCCCTAGTATGAGCCCCATGACCGCGCAGCCCGCATCTATGAACGCCCTGACATCCTACACCAACATGAACGCCATGAGCCCTATGTACGGACAGTCTAACATCAACAGGTCCAGAGACCCCAAGACCTACCGCAGGAGCTACACGCACGCAAAGCCCCCGTATTCCTACATTTCCCTCATCACCATGGCCATCCAGCAGTCTCCCAGCAAAATGCTGACACTGGCCGAGATCTACCAGTGGATAATGGACCTCTTCCCTTTTTACCGACAGAACCAGCAGCGCTGGCAGAACTCCATTCGCCACTCGCTGTCGTTCAATGACTGTTTCCTCAAAGTGCCCAGGTCGCCGGATAAACCCGGGAAAGGCTCCTTTTGGACTCTCCACCCGGACTCTGGGAACATGTTTGAGAACGGCTGCTATCTGAGGAGACAGAAGCGCTTCAAGTGCGATAAGAAGACGAGCAAGGATAGCGGGCGCAAAGGGGGAGATGGCGGCTCCTCTAACAGCAGCTCGGAGAGCTGCAACGGAAACGAGTCCCCGCACTCCAACTCCTCCGTCAGCGAGCACAAAAGGTCCCTGTCGGACATGAAGACGAGCCAGGCCCTGAGCCCGGAGCACGCCGCCGCCTCCCCGGTGTCGCAGGGCCAGCACCTCATGTCTCAGCATCACTCTGTCCTTGCGCACGAAGCGCACCTGAAGCCGGAGCACCACTACTCCTTCAACCACCCCTTCTCCATAAATAACCTCATGTCTTCGGAGCAGCAGCATCACAAGATGGACCTAAAGACTTACGAGCAGGTGATGCATTACTCTGGCTATGGCTCCCCTATGGCCGGGGCTCTTTCCATGGGCTCCATGGCGGGGAAAGCCGGTCTGGATTCTTCAACCATACCTGAAACAACTTACTACCAAGGCGTCTATTCCAGGCCAATCATGAACTCCACATAA